From the Thermovirga lienii DSM 17291 genome, one window contains:
- a CDS encoding MgtC/SapB transporter (PFAM: MgtC family~COGs: COG1285 membrane protein~InterPro IPR003416~KEGG: hch:HCH_00686 uncharacterized membrane protein~PFAM: MgtC/SapB transporter~SPTR: Uncharacterized membrane protein) yields the protein MDASLQLVALSKVIIAVLLGGIIGVERENIGKPAGMRTHMLIAGASTLFVLLGKVIILNYCMSIGQNDFVRGDPIRVIQAIVLGISFIGAGTIIQHQERKTVIYLTSAASILFTAALGICVALDLYILAAGSVVIVLLINRGLRYFDKKILKRRKGSSVSCKDAKPFE from the coding sequence ATGGACGCAAGCCTTCAGCTTGTTGCGCTCTCCAAGGTAATAATAGCTGTCCTGCTTGGAGGCATTATAGGGGTAGAAAGAGAGAACATAGGCAAGCCTGCCGGCATGCGGACCCACATGCTCATAGCGGGAGCATCCACCCTCTTTGTCCTGTTGGGCAAGGTAATAATCTTAAATTACTGCATGTCCATAGGACAAAACGACTTCGTGAGAGGAGACCCCATAAGGGTCATACAGGCCATAGTTTTAGGCATAAGCTTCATCGGCGCAGGCACCATAATCCAACATCAGGAGAGAAAGACGGTAATATATCTTACCTCTGCAGCCTCCATTCTCTTTACGGCCGCCTTAGGCATCTGCGTGGCGCTGGATCTCTACATCCTCGCTGCAGGAAGTGTCGTGATAGTTCTGCTTATAAACAGAGGCCTGCGATATTTTGACAAGAAGATACTCAAAAGAAGAAAAGGGTCCTCCGTCAGCTGCAAGGACGCAAAGCCTTTCGAATAG